The Fusobacterium polymorphum genome segment TATATTCATTATAGTCACCACTTATATCATCAGTACCTTTAGCTTTTCTAATACGAAGTCCTTCATTATCTGTATCATTAAAATAAATTACTTCTATCATATCATCTTCAATAGCTTGAATTACTTGTTTTTTATAATCTCCATAAGTTGCTGGAACAGATAAATTAAACCCTGCTATTTTAGAAGCTTCATCCAAAGTATCAACTATTTCATATGGATTAGGTACTCCATAATCTTGTTCTTGTGTAACATTTGTTGTTTCTGCTGTCTCTTGTTTAGCTTCTTCCTTTTTTCCACAAGCAACAATAGTTAAACATAATAATGACATTAATAATATTTTCTTCATGTAGTTACTCCTTTATTTGTCAAATTTTATTGTAGCTTCATCAACTACATAATTATAAAATTCATCAAGTGATTTAGAGAACTGATCTTTTGAACCAAATCTTCTAATATTTACTTCTTTATTTTCAACTTCATTTTTACCAATTATTAATTGCATAGGAATCTTATATCTTCCATTAGCTTCTCTTATTTTATATCCAATAGTTTCATTTCTATCATCAAGTTCTGCTCTAATTCCTAATTCTTCTAATTTATTCATAATTTCTTTTGCATAAGGAATACATTCATCATTAAGAGTTAAAACTTTTACTTGAACTGGTGCAAGCCACATAGGGAAAGCACCTGCATAGTGTTCTATTAAAATTCCAATAAATCTTTCTATTGAACCATATATAACTCTATGAAGCATTACTGGTCTATGTTTTTCTCCATCTTCACCTATATAAGTTACATCAAATCTTTCTGGTAGGTTAAAATCAAGTTGAATAGTTCCACATTGCCACATTCTTCCAATGGCATCTTTTATTTTAAAATCTAGTTTAGGTCCATAAAATGCTCCATCTCCTGGATTTATTTTATACTTTCTACCTAATTTATCTAATGCTCCTGCAAGTGCAGCTTCTGCCATATCCCAAATTTCTTGAGAACCTATTGCTTTTTCTGGTTTAGTTGAAAGTTCTATTTCATATTCAAAACCAAACAATTTACTATAGAATTTATCTATAAGGTTTACAACACCTATAATTTCATCTTGAACTTGATCAGGAGTCATAAATATATGAGAATCATCTTGTGTAAATGATCTTACTCTCATAAGTCCATGTAATGCACCAGAAAATTCATGTCTATGAACTCTACCTAGCTCTGCAAGTCTTGCTGGTAAGTCTTTATATGAATGTAATTGGTGTTTAAAAGATAATACCCCACCTGGACAGTTCATTGGTTTTATAGCAAATTCTAACTCATCTATTTCTGATGTATACATATTTTCTCTGTAATTAAACCAGTGTCCTGAAACTTCCCATAACTCTTTATTAAGCATTATAGGAGTTTCTAATTGTAAGTATTTAGCTTTTTCATGTTCTTTTCTCCATAAATCAATTAAAACATTTCTAATTACCATTCCTTTTGGTAAAAAGAATGGGAATCCTGGTCCATATTCACTTAGGAAAAATAATTCTAATTCTTTTCCTAATTTTCTATGATCTCTTTTTTCTGCTTCTTCCATAAGTTTTAAATGTTTCTTTAATCTGTCTTCATTAGAGAAAGAATAACCATATATTCTTTGAAGCATTTTATTTTTTGAGTTTCCTCTCCAATATGCTCCTGCAACTGTTCTTAACTTAAATGCTTTTAAATACCCAGTTGAAGGAACATGTGTTCCTCTACATAAATCTGTAAAATCTCCTTGTTTATAGAATGAAACTTGTTCTCCTTGTGGAATTCCTTCAACAATTTCAACTTTATATTTATTTTTATCTACATCTCTAAAATAGTCAATAGCTTCATCTCTTGGTAATACATATTTTTCCAATTTTATATTCTCTTTAACAATTTTCTTCATTTCTGCTTCAATTTTTTCTAAATCTTCTTCTGTAAATTGTTCAACTGGGTCAAAGTCATAATAAAATCCATTTTCTATAACTGGTCCTATTGTAACCTTTGTATCAGGATATAGTCTTAATACAGCTTGTGCCATCAAGTGAGCTGTTGAATGTCTTACTATATCTTCTCCTTCTGGACTGTCAATATCTATGAATTCAACTTCTGCATCATGATCTAACACATAAGACATATCTACATTTTTTCCATCAACTTTTGCTCCAACTGATTTTTTAGCAAGAGAATTTGAAATTCCTTTTGCTATTTCAAACATATTAACATTACTGTTATATTCTTTGTTTTCTCCATTATATTTTACTAACATATTTCCCCCTTGTAATCCTTTCCTTCTTCATCTAATTTATATACAGAAAAATAAGTGAATTGCATTCTAAATTTTAGATAGCAATGAGCTATTTTTCCAATTTTAATAACTATTTTTTAACTGACTGGGTCTATCTAATAAATATCCATCTGGTTTAGTTGATTTATTACCTCCACTATTTTTTGCTCCTATTCCAAATAATGAGTTATTTGGGAAAGTTAACAATGTGAAGTGAACCCCAACTCTCCATTCATAATCTTTACTAGATGTTTTATATCTATTTTCATAAGATACAGCCCATTCATAGTATCCCATTTCTTTTCCAATTTCAACACCAATACTATCAAGAGTCTTTTTCCTATTTCTTGAACTTACAGTATCATTTTTATTATCATAAAACATTGCATAGGTTTTTATTTTCCAACCTTGACTTGGTTTTCCTATTTTTGCAAGTATACTTATCTCATGTTCTTTTGTATCTTTACTCCACTTATAGCTTCCACCAGAATTTTTCCAGCTAGCTTTTTCAGTAAATGTATAACCTATACCCAATCTATTATATGAAACCATTAGTCCTCCTGAAAATTTAGACATAGAATCTTTTAAATTTCCTGTTTGAGAATATCTTTTGTTATTTTTTTCAAAATTTACATAGGCACTTAAAGTTTTTTTATAGTTTCCTATTCTAAATGTTTCATCTTGTATTCTTGTTAGCTCAAATTGATTATAGAAACTACTTTTTCTATCTAAGATAGCTCTAATTTGTTCTATTTCATCATTAGTTATTTGGTCTTTTGGTTTTTCATATTCAAGAGTTGCATACTTCATAAGCTCTTCTTGTTCAAATCTTTTATCCCTATAAGCATAAGAAAAACTGTAAGTATCTGTATTTCTTATATCATCTGCTATACGAGTATTTCCATATCTATAAGTTTTAAATGTTCCTATAAAATCTTGTTCTACATCTCCATAAATATTATAAGCCACAGAATACATTCTGTTTTTTCTATTTAAATATCTTCCATCATTCACTTTTAACTTATCTTTACCTTCTGCATAAGTTAAAGATATTTTACTATTATCAAATTTATAACCAGCTCTTATTCTATGTTCATTTATATCTTCCCTAAAATCTGTTATTGTAGAAAAATCATCTCCTACAAAATCAATATCAGTATTAGAAAATCCTAAATCATATTTTTTGGTTTCAAAATTTATTGCATATTGCTTCATAGATAAATCATTTACATTCTTTTCACTATTAGTTTTTGAAGTAAATCTCTTATCATCAGTATATTTTAGACTTAAATTAGTATTTTCATCAAACTTTATCCCTAAACCTGTTGTAAATTGTTCAGCATTCTTATTTTTCTTACCATAAGGATTTTTAGAACTTTTATATCCAATGTCATAAGTTGTCGTTGTTGTTCCATCAAAAACTAAACTATTATCAAATTTAATATAATCACTTTTTGTAATTAATCTTCTCTCTTCATTGTTTTTATTTCCTGAGAAATTATATTTTTGGATTTCAGCTTTAAATTTATTAGTTACATCTAAGTTTTCAGCTTTATACAAATATAAATCATTATTTAATTTTAAATTGATAAGATTAGTTTTATCTGATGAAGCATCAAACTCATCTTGTCTAAATGTACCATCTATCCCAAAAGTCCCAATATTTCCTAATGGTAGATTTTGTCTTCCTAACTGTATTTCATAGAACTTTGACTTATTTTCATATTTTCTATATGTTCCATCAAAAAGTCCTTCTCTTGACCAAATTTCAGAAGTAGTTTTACCAAAACCTACTCTATAAATTTCATTATCATTAGATAAATTTAAATCTGCTCTTCTTTCTAAATTATTATTATAGACAATATTTTCAAATCTATTAAATTCTGCAAGTCTATTAGAACCTAACATAGTAGCTCTATAAGTATCTTTTGCAGTATCCAATTTTCTATCTAAAAAATTATATGAAACAGATGGAGTGAATATATAATTTCCAATCTTATAATTTCCCAAAGAAGCTTTTATATTTTCAAAATTATTAAATTTATACTTTGCAACTGTTGTAGGAGTATAAGAAAAATCTATTCCTAAAATATTTCTTTTTCTAGCAGAAGTATTAATATCTTCTTCCCAAAAATTAAAATTTCTATAATCATCTCCTCTTCTCTTGTCATAAGATATACTTAGTCCATTTTCTTTTAATAAGAAATCTGCTCCAACTCTTTCATTTCTTGACATTAAATCACTAGCAGTAGAACCTGGATCCATATCATATAAATAATCATATCTTGCATTTAATCTAAATTTATCATTGTCTTTTGTCAAAGAAAGATTAGTATATAAATCATGGTCTATTGTTGAACCATAAGATATATCATCTATTTTATCATAAACAATTAATCCATAAGCTTTTTTATCACTAACCAAGCTCATCTTCCCTGTAAAACTTAAATCTTTTGTTTCACCTAGATTAAATAAATTAGCATCAAGATTATAAAAACCTATATTCTTATCAAACTTAAATCTCTTCAATCCAAGTGATGAATATACATTATTATTCTCATATTTATCCATTAAATCTTCTAAAGTTCCAACCATACTTCTAGTTGAATTTTGAGAAATAAAATGGAAATTTCCATTTTCTCCATCATAATCATGTGTTAGTTCCACTTTATATCTTTTATGTCTTTTTTCATAATCTGGAAGTTCATTTGTATTCTTTGGTTCAGACTTATCTTTAGCGTAGACTAACCAGTCATCAATATTTAATCTTGTTTCTCCTGCATTATCAAATCTATACCAGTTTTCCCATCTTCCAACTAATATACCCATCTTGTCTGCAAATTTAGGTGCAAATCCTCCTCTAAATTTATCTCTTCTATTTCCGTAAAGGAATCCCATTGAAGTTGCAGCTCCATAGTCATCATCTGATTGAATAGTTATAAACAAAGGTACAGTTGAGCCTGATCTTATATTTGCTCTAAACCAAGGAAATGTAAAAGGCATAACATCTTTTTCTCCTATAAAAAGGTCAGATTTTTTTAATGTTATTTGTTTATCTGGTTCAACTATCACATCTGATGAAAATATATGATAACCAGCTTTTTGTGGTTCTTTTTGAAAATTAACTATATTAAAATCAGTTGTCACCCAAGCATCTTTTGCATATATTTTTTCATTTTCATATTTTATATATGGACTTCCAAAATATATTTTATCATTAGGTGCTTCTGCTCCTGTCATTTTAGCAACATTTATATAAGCAAAACTATTATAAAATTCCCCTTTTTCATCTTTTTGAGAAACTTTACCACCTTCTGTTTCAATCTTTATATTTCCTGTTGGTTGACTTATGTTCATTAAAGCATTATTAGTAAATGTTATTTCACCTGTTACAGGATCTCTTTGTAACTTGTAAAATAAACCTTTCATATTTCCATTAGTAACTACAACTCCTCTTTCTGATGTCATAGTATTATCATTTAAATCTATAACTACTTCATCAGAATCAGCAGTTGCGTTTTCTGAATAGGATTTACTATTTATTATAATAGCTGATAGAATAAGTAAAAAAATGAATTTTCTTTTCATTAAAATTCTCCTAAAATTAAATTTATGTTAAAAATTATACCACAATTCTATTATTTTTTAAAATTTAATTATCTATTGTTACTTTTAAATTCTCTTTTTAAATTTCTTTCTTGATCTTTCTTAGCTATACTTTCTCTCTTATCATAAGTTTTTTTACCTTTGGCTATTGCAATTTGTATTTTTACATAGCCCTTTGATAAATGAACATCCAAAGGAACTATTGTATAGCCTTTTATTTTTACTTTTTCATGAATTTTTTTTATTTCTTTTCTATGTAAAAGTAATTTTCTAACTCTTCTCTCTTCTGGATTATAAACACTTCCAAATTCCCAAGGAACAACTGACATTCCCATTATGAATATTTCATCATTTATAATTCTTACAAAAGATTCTTTTATACTAACTTTACCTGCTTTAATTGATTTTACTTCACTACCTTTTAACTCAATTCCTGCTTCATATTTTTCTTCTATGAAGTAATCAAAAAAAGCTTTTTTATTATTTGCAATTATCATAATTTCCTCTCTTTAATTAAAAATCATCTAGTGGTACCACAGTAATTTCTAAGGTTAATAAATCTGCTCTTTTTAAAACAACATCTATTTTATCACCTAAACGAAAAACTGTATCACTATTAGTATCTTCCATACAATAATTCTCTTCATTAAAAACATAATAATTGATTGCAGTTGTAACATCCCAACTACATTCTATATGTTCATCTGTTTCAAAAAATACTTTCTTTTGTGCAAAACCTGTAACCATAACATTAAAAGTTTCTCCAACTCTCTTTTGCATATATTCAACAAGTTTTATTCTTACACTTTCATCTTCAACTTTCATAGCTACTCTTTCTGTTTTAGAAATATGTTGAGCTATCTCATCTAAATCTGCCAGTTTTAATTGTTTTACAGAATTATCTATACTTGAAAATAGAACTCTATGAACCATTAAATCAGCATATCTTCTTATTGGAGAAGTAAAATGTGTATAATGTGAAGAAGATAATCCAAAGTGCCCTATATCTTCAACTGTATATCTTGCTTGTTTTAAAGCTCTTAATATAGTTTTATGAACTAGCATACTTGTTTCTTTATCCTTAGATCTTTCAATAATTTCTTGAAATTGTTTAGGATGAAGATTATCAAAGTTTGGTATCTTATATCCAAATTTTGCAAGTATTTCATTTAATACAACTATTTTTTCTCTATCAGGTTTTTCATGTGTTCTGTAGATTGAGGCAAGTTCTAACCAATATATTCTTTCTGCAACAGTTTCATTTGCTGCTATCATAAAATCTTCTATGATTTTTTCTCCTTCTCCTCTATCTCTTAAAAGAACTTTTTCTACTTTATTATTATCTTCATCTAAAACGACTTTTAGCTCAGGAAGTTCAAAATCAATACTTCCTCTTGTAAACTTCTTAGCTCTTAATATTTTAGATAATTCTAGCATTTGCTTTAACATTTCATAGATATCTGAATATTCATTTATTAAATCTTTATCTCCATCTAAGATTGCATTTACATCCTTATATGTCATTCTATGAACGGATTTTATAACTGACTTATAGACTTCATAATTTACAACATCTCCTTTTAAGTCTATTTCCATTTCACAAGAAAAAGTCAACTTTTCTTCTTTTTCATTTAAAGAACAAATTCCATTTGAAATTTCCTTTGGAAACATTGGTAAAACTCTATCTACTAAATATACTGAATTTCCTCTATGTCTAGCCTCTAAATCTAAAACAGTATCTTTTTTTACATAGTGAGAAACATCTGCTATTGCAACTATCAACTTATAGTTGCCATTTTCTAATTTTTCAACATAAACAGCATCATCTAAGTCTTTTGCATCTGCTCCATCTATTGTAATTATTGGTAGTTTTGTTAAATCTTTTCTATTTGAATAATCTATTTTTTCTTTTATAACTTCCTTAGTTTGTTGCATTGCTTCATTAGAGAATTCTTCACTTAAACCTTCTCTATAAATCAAAGCTTCTATCATATTTTTACTATTTGTTGATGAACCTAAAACCTTTATAATTTTTCCTTCTGGTTTTCTATCATCATCTCCCCAAAATGTGATTTCAACTGCAACTAAATCTCTATTATCTGCATTAGCTATTTTAGAATTTGGTATATAGATATCTTTACCAAAAGAACCTGTTGGAATAACAAAAGCAAAATTTTTACTTTTTTCTAAAATTCCAACAACTGTATTTTTTCTATGTTCAATTATTTTTACTACTCTACCTTCTGCACCTTTGTCACTTTTTTTCTTTTCTGTTATCTCAACTAAAACAGTATCTCCATCTAAAGCATTATTAAATTCATCTTTTGGAATAAATATTCCTTCTTTTTCTTCTGAATTTTCTCTATCTACAAAAGCAAATTTATTTTTTATAATTCTAAAAACTCCCTTTACATAACCTGAATTTTCTGGTAATGAAAGTCTATGTTTTTTATCCATAACTAAATCTCCTGAATCTATCCAAGATAAAATTATGGTTTTATTATCTTTTTTCTTTTTAGGTGACCAATCAAGAAAACTTGTTATTTGATCTAAAGTTAAATATTTAACATCTTTTAAAAGTTCCTTAATTTTTTCTAAGTCTTTTTCTAAATTCATAAATCCTGCTACTAAAAATGTATTAAAAATATATTTAATACACTAGAATATTACTACTTCAACGAGCATACTTTCAATACATAGTATCTACTCATAGTTCCTTGTACTCTCCATAGTCGTTAATTCCCGACTAGCCATCGGTACATATAGATATTTTAACTTGCTATTTGTAGCTTTCTCCTTTTCTTTTTATTTTAAAATATCTATGCTATTACTTTATATATTTTTGCCTTTTCAAGATTTATACTTGCATTATAATCTCTATCTATTTCTAAACCACAATTACAACATTTATAAATCCTATCATTAAGTTTTAAATCTTTTTTAATTTCTCCACAACAAGAACAAGTTTTACTACTAGGATAGAATGTATCTACTAACCTTAGTTCTATATTTCTTTCTTTACATTTATTAATAAGTTTAGTCCTTATCGCATAGAAATTTTGTTCTTGTATTGCTTTTGAAAGATGTTTATTCTTCATCATATTAGATACTTTTAAATCTTCAATGGTAATGTATTTTAACTTGGCTCTTGTTATTTCATCTACTATTTTATTATTATAATCATCTCTAATACAATTTAATCTATAAAATAATTTTTGTACTTTTAACTTTTTCCTATTAAAGTTTTTACATTCTTTTAATTTTATTTTCTTAGACTTTGAGTATTCTATACTCCTTGACATCTTTCTTTGCTCTCTTTTAAGTTTCTTTTTTAACTTCTTAAATTTAATTGTTTTATTTATATTTTTAAATAAATATCTTACCATTAGAACATATAGCCATATCTTTTATACCTAAATCTATTCCTAAACCTTTTGTACTTGTATTTTCAGTTTTGACTATATCTTTTACTTCAATAATAAGTGATAAGAAGTATTTATCAGCTATTTTAGTTATAGTACCACTTTTAATATTAGCATTTTTAGGAATGTATCCATATTCTTTTACTCTTACAAATTTTAATGTAGGTATCTTTATTTTATGCCTATAAAATTCAAAGTCAGTTTTATTATTTTTAACAAAATATGCACCTAATTCATTTTTACCTTTTTTCTTAAAAACTGGAAAAGCACTTAAACCTTTAAAAAATCTTTTAAATGCTTGTTCTTCATAAATAATAGCCTGCTTAACAGACTTAGAAGAAACATCTTTTATCCATTTTTTATCAGGATTATTAGGAAGATATATATTATTAAGATATTTAGAAAAATCATTAGCACTAATAAATTTATTACCTAATTTATATTGTTCTTGATTATATTTAATATATTCATTATATATAAATCTTTCAGTACCAATAGTCTGACATACTTTTATCTTCTGTGCCACTGTTAGTTTTAATTCTATCTTTAGTGCTTTATACATCTTCTACTACCTTTCATACATTTTTATACTTTAGTATATATTTCTATATAATTTTATTAACTGTTTTTAGCTCCTCTTTTTTCAAAAGTTCTTTTTTTAACTTCTCTGTATTAGGATGTGATTTCTTTCCTATACTCTCTAAATACTTTTCTTTATGCTCTATCTCCATAAGGATACCTCTATTTAAATTCTTAAATGTCTCTTCTCTTATTTCCACAACACTTGGATAATTTCTTCCATATTCTATGGCATCTGCAATGTATACAATTTTTTCAACCAATGTCATATTTTTTGTAACAACAGTATGATATTTTATTGCAAATAAAATTTCTTTATCATCAATTCCTAATTCATTTTTAACATAATAAGATCCTGCAAAGCCATGTAATATTTCATTATTTTCTAAATCTTCTTCTGATAATTCACTCATAAAATTATTTTTACAAATATTTTTTATATACTCCATATCCATTTCTTTACATATATCATGAAGTAAAGCAGCTACTTTACATTTTTCAATATCAGCATTATATATTTTTGCTAACTTCTCTGACATTTCTACAACACCAAGTGTATGTGTAAATCTTTTTAAACTCATTTTTGATTTTACAATTTCTTTTAATTCTTTAAAATTATATTTCATCTATATCTCCTCTAATTATATATTATACCATAGAAAAAATAAAAATCTGTCAACTTTTATTTTGACAGATTTTTAAATAGTTTCTTATTTATTTTCTTCTTCTTTTTCCTCATTTGAAGTTTCTTCTTCTGCTCTTGGAATAGGTCTACCAAACATCCATTCAACATGTCTTCTCATTCCAGTTAAATCAAATTTCTTACCTTTAATTTCTATTGTATTATCTTCTGGAAAAGCAATATATCCTTCTTCAACTGGTACTGAATTATCAAGAGATATTTGTAATTTTATTGGTTTTACACTTTCATCATTTGTAAATTCAAAAGGTTTAAATTCAGTCTTAACCATTCTTATTAATTTTTCATCA includes the following:
- a CDS encoding DUF4367 domain-containing protein; the encoded protein is MKKILLMSLLCLTIVACGKKEEAKQETAETTNVTQEQDYGVPNPYEIVDTLDEASKIAGFNLSVPATYGDYKKQVIQAIEDDMIEVIYFNDTDNEGLRIRKAKGTDDISGDYNEYKNVETVKVGDYDVTEKSDGKNIFVATWTDGTYSYAIDIDRAELSKEDIENLISNIK
- the thrS gene encoding threonine--tRNA ligase; translated protein: MLVKYNGENKEYNSNVNMFEIAKGISNSLAKKSVGAKVDGKNVDMSYVLDHDAEVEFIDIDSPEGEDIVRHSTAHLMAQAVLRLYPDTKVTIGPVIENGFYYDFDPVEQFTEEDLEKIEAEMKKIVKENIKLEKYVLPRDEAIDYFRDVDKNKYKVEIVEGIPQGEQVSFYKQGDFTDLCRGTHVPSTGYLKAFKLRTVAGAYWRGNSKNKMLQRIYGYSFSNEDRLKKHLKLMEEAEKRDHRKLGKELELFFLSEYGPGFPFFLPKGMVIRNVLIDLWRKEHEKAKYLQLETPIMLNKELWEVSGHWFNYRENMYTSEIDELEFAIKPMNCPGGVLSFKHQLHSYKDLPARLAELGRVHRHEFSGALHGLMRVRSFTQDDSHIFMTPDQVQDEIIGVVNLIDKFYSKLFGFEYEIELSTKPEKAIGSQEIWDMAEAALAGALDKLGRKYKINPGDGAFYGPKLDFKIKDAIGRMWQCGTIQLDFNLPERFDVTYIGEDGEKHRPVMLHRVIYGSIERFIGILIEHYAGAFPMWLAPVQVKVLTLNDECIPYAKEIMNKLEELGIRAELDDRNETIGYKIREANGRYKIPMQLIIGKNEVENKEVNIRRFGSKDQFSKSLDEFYNYVVDEATIKFDK
- the smpB gene encoding SsrA-binding protein SmpB, producing the protein MIIANNKKAFFDYFIEEKYEAGIELKGSEVKSIKAGKVSIKESFVRIINDEIFIMGMSVVPWEFGSVYNPEERRVRKLLLHRKEIKKIHEKVKIKGYTIVPLDVHLSKGYVKIQIAIAKGKKTYDKRESIAKKDQERNLKREFKSNNR
- the rnr gene encoding ribonuclease R is translated as MNLEKDLEKIKELLKDVKYLTLDQITSFLDWSPKKKKDNKTIILSWIDSGDLVMDKKHRLSLPENSGYVKGVFRIIKNKFAFVDRENSEEKEGIFIPKDEFNNALDGDTVLVEITEKKKSDKGAEGRVVKIIEHRKNTVVGILEKSKNFAFVIPTGSFGKDIYIPNSKIANADNRDLVAVEITFWGDDDRKPEGKIIKVLGSSTNSKNMIEALIYREGLSEEFSNEAMQQTKEVIKEKIDYSNRKDLTKLPIITIDGADAKDLDDAVYVEKLENGNYKLIVAIADVSHYVKKDTVLDLEARHRGNSVYLVDRVLPMFPKEISNGICSLNEKEEKLTFSCEMEIDLKGDVVNYEVYKSVIKSVHRMTYKDVNAILDGDKDLINEYSDIYEMLKQMLELSKILRAKKFTRGSIDFELPELKVVLDEDNNKVEKVLLRDRGEGEKIIEDFMIAANETVAERIYWLELASIYRTHEKPDREKIVVLNEILAKFGYKIPNFDNLHPKQFQEIIERSKDKETSMLVHKTILRALKQARYTVEDIGHFGLSSSHYTHFTSPIRRYADLMVHRVLFSSIDNSVKQLKLADLDEIAQHISKTERVAMKVEDESVRIKLVEYMQKRVGETFNVMVTGFAQKKVFFETDEHIECSWDVTTAINYYVFNEENYCMEDTNSDTVFRLGDKIDVVLKRADLLTLEITVVPLDDF
- a CDS encoding RNA-guided endonuclease InsQ/TnpB family protein: MVRYLFKNINKTIKFKKLKKKLKREQRKMSRSIEYSKSKKIKLKECKNFNRKKLKVQKLFYRLNCIRDDYNNKIVDEITRAKLKYITIEDLKVSNMMKNKHLSKAIQEQNFYAIRTKLINKCKERNIELRLVDTFYPSSKTCSCCGEIKKDLKLNDRIYKCCNCGLEIDRDYNASINLEKAKIYKVIA
- a CDS encoding RNA-guided endonuclease InsQ/TnpB family protein, which codes for MYKALKIELKLTVAQKIKVCQTIGTERFIYNEYIKYNQEQYKLGNKFISANDFSKYLNNIYLPNNPDKKWIKDVSSKSVKQAIIYEEQAFKRFFKGLSAFPVFKKKGKNELGAYFVKNNKTDFEFYRHKIKIPTLKFVRVKEYGYIPKNANIKSGTITKIADKYFLSLIIEVKDIVKTENTSTKGLGIDLGIKDMAICSNGKIFI
- the yqeK gene encoding bis(5'-nucleosyl)-tetraphosphatase (symmetrical) YqeK; translation: MKYNFKELKEIVKSKMSLKRFTHTLGVVEMSEKLAKIYNADIEKCKVAALLHDICKEMDMEYIKNICKNNFMSELSEEDLENNEILHGFAGSYYVKNELGIDDKEILFAIKYHTVVTKNMTLVEKIVYIADAIEYGRNYPSVVEIREETFKNLNRGILMEIEHKEKYLESIGKKSHPNTEKLKKELLKKEELKTVNKII